A genomic region of Caulobacter sp. NIBR2454 contains the following coding sequences:
- a CDS encoding MmcQ/YjbR family DNA-binding protein, translating into MTRDEFHALVMSLPGVEPGTSWGMASYKLKGKFFTRLREEDDSIVVQEVDFDERDMLIEAEPDIFHFTDHFRNYRMVLVRIGPVEPAVLLGLLERRWRKVAPKAVVSAYDAANGKA; encoded by the coding sequence ATGACGCGGGACGAATTCCATGCCCTGGTCATGAGCCTCCCCGGCGTCGAGCCGGGGACCTCCTGGGGCATGGCGTCCTACAAGCTGAAGGGAAAGTTCTTCACCCGCCTGCGCGAGGAAGACGACAGCATCGTGGTCCAGGAGGTGGATTTCGACGAGCGCGACATGCTGATCGAGGCCGAGCCGGACATCTTCCACTTCACCGACCACTTCCGGAACTACCGCATGGTGCTGGTCCGTATCGGACCGGTGGAACCGGCGGTGCTGCTTGGCCTGCTGGAGCGCCGCTGGCGCAAGGTCGCACCCAAGGCCGTGGTGAGCGCCTATGACGCAGCGAACGGCAAAGCTTGA
- a CDS encoding acyltransferase family protein: MRLPRLQTESDEFLHLDALRFLAAAGIVFFHLMGELRLPDLGEDMIKRSGPLNLLVDLFFVVSGIVIAHAYAGRLKTPADYGRFLQKRVARLAPLHWLTLLAFLPLQAWLMPGRFAKLDIGCLAPTALFLHAIPNCGGLRFNFPSWSIGAEMMMYVALPAFLILYRRAWSLFLAAALVLVFLYAVGRAGPINRPWWEWTFDWGVMRALPAFMIGLGLYAIRDKLRLLPAPKLLLAATTLAYILGMYFRVPKAILVLVVYACAATALAADLRGKVDGLTRRLAPLGQLTYSLYMWHAFFLLFFVQQLPRRTGIGHDVWIALSAPLLMIVAYVSLFAFERPMRAWISGLPLFPRKTGDAPAPSLVSAADDLPSVHSANYAPGVTPPAEAARAPGSPITAPSAPRSGEAV, from the coding sequence TTGCGCCTGCCCCGGCTCCAGACCGAGAGCGACGAGTTTCTGCACCTCGACGCCCTGCGGTTCCTGGCGGCGGCCGGGATCGTCTTCTTCCATCTGATGGGCGAACTGCGCCTGCCGGACCTGGGCGAGGACATGATCAAGCGGTCGGGGCCGCTGAACCTTCTGGTCGATCTGTTCTTCGTGGTCTCGGGCATCGTCATCGCCCACGCCTATGCCGGGCGGCTGAAGACCCCGGCCGACTATGGCCGCTTCCTGCAAAAGCGGGTGGCGCGGCTGGCGCCCTTGCACTGGCTGACCCTGCTGGCCTTCCTGCCGCTGCAGGCCTGGCTGATGCCGGGCCGCTTCGCCAAGCTGGATATCGGCTGCCTGGCGCCCACGGCCCTGTTCCTGCACGCCATCCCAAACTGCGGCGGCCTGAGGTTCAACTTCCCCAGCTGGTCCATCGGGGCCGAGATGATGATGTACGTGGCCCTGCCGGCCTTCCTCATCCTCTATCGCCGCGCCTGGAGCCTGTTCCTGGCCGCCGCCCTGGTGCTGGTCTTCCTCTACGCCGTCGGCCGGGCCGGGCCGATCAACCGGCCCTGGTGGGAGTGGACCTTCGACTGGGGCGTCATGCGCGCCCTGCCCGCCTTCATGATCGGACTGGGCCTCTACGCCATTCGCGACAAGCTGCGCCTGCTGCCCGCGCCCAAGCTGCTGCTGGCCGCCACGACCCTGGCCTATATCCTCGGCATGTACTTTCGGGTCCCCAAGGCGATCCTGGTGCTGGTGGTCTATGCCTGCGCGGCCACGGCCCTGGCGGCGGACCTGCGGGGCAAGGTCGACGGCCTGACCCGCCGCCTGGCGCCGCTGGGTCAGCTGACCTACTCGCTCTACATGTGGCACGCCTTCTTCCTGCTGTTCTTCGTCCAGCAGCTGCCCCGGCGGACGGGGATCGGCCATGACGTCTGGATCGCCCTTTCGGCGCCCCTGCTGATGATCGTCGCCTATGTCTCGCTGTTCGCGTTCGAGCGGCCGATGCGCGCATGGATATCCGGTCTGCCGTTGTTTCCCCGCAAGACGGGTGACGCCCCCGCCCCTTCTCTGGTATCAGCCGCCGATGACCTTCCTTCGGTCCATTCCGCGAATTACGCGCCCGGCGTGACGCCGCCCGCTGAGGCCGCGCGCGCGCCGGGATCGCCGATCACCGCCCCCTCCGCTCCCCGCAGCGGCGAAGCCGTCTGA
- a CDS encoding MaoC family dehydratase, whose protein sequence is MKSHFLEDLSVGMSAQTTNLVTEDVIQKFAAVSGDTNPVHLDAEFAAGTSFGERIAHGMLSGAYISAAIGTNLPGPGAIYISQSMSFKRPVKIGAEVVTRVEITAIDEAKARVTFATVCTVNGKAVVDGEAVVMVPRRSA, encoded by the coding sequence GTGAAGAGCCATTTCCTGGAAGACCTGAGCGTCGGCATGTCCGCGCAGACCACCAACCTGGTCACCGAGGACGTCATCCAGAAGTTCGCAGCGGTCAGCGGCGACACCAATCCGGTCCATCTGGACGCCGAGTTCGCGGCGGGTACGTCCTTCGGCGAGCGGATCGCCCACGGCATGCTGTCGGGCGCCTATATCTCGGCCGCCATAGGGACCAACCTGCCCGGGCCCGGCGCGATCTACATCTCGCAGTCCATGTCCTTCAAACGCCCGGTGAAGATCGGCGCGGAGGTGGTGACCCGTGTCGAGATCACCGCCATCGACGAGGCCAAGGCCCGCGTCACCTTCGCCACCGTCTGCACCGTGAACGGCAAGGCCGTGGTCGACGGCGAGGCCGTGGTCATGGTCCCCCGCCGGAGCGCCTGA
- a CDS encoding zinc-dependent metalloprotease, whose product MGKRMLMAAVAATALMAAAPQLAQAQAAKPAAASSVERKEGLLPVLVDAAQGKVMLSLPKPGKDGIAGRYIYMPALKTGLGSAPIGLDKAAAGEGRLLVFRRIGGKVVVEYENPKFRAEGAGPDEQAAARDSFAYSTVWAGKIEREEADGRLVVDISSFLTRDVMGIADSLKRGGEGGFKQVADLSLADAAATKVFPDNIEMEARLTFASETPGPEVRNIAPDSKLITLAVRHSLIKLPEPGFEVRAFDQRSGAFGNIVNDYAAPLGDPIVQRLVSRFRLEKTDPAAPKSRVKKPIVFYVDRAAPEPIRTALQEGAAWWAKAFEDAGYIDAYRVEILPEGADPLDVRYNVINWTNRATRGWSYGQAIADPRTGEIIKGSVLLGSLRVRQDMMIFEALVGADKVGTGTPNDPVVASLARMRQLSAHEVGHALGFAHNFAASTQGRESVMDYPAPRLSVANGQIDLSDAYGVGVGAWDKFIVDWLYGDKASADAKAAAAGKLRYTTDADARSGTFGQPWGSLWDDGSDPAAELVRMMGVRKVAVETYGLKALHPGEGANELRRKFVPVYLLHRYQAEAAVKLIGGLDFAYSVKGDGHEAAAVVPATHQRAALDALMTTLEAANLDVPEAVLPYLSSGNSGDSDRQHEIEVFRTMGGPVFDPLVAADVAAGMTLSNLLDPTRLNRVADQHRRDPANVGVDELTRRILASAFDGSVPAGRLADVRRRVQARTVFALAAAKDDPNVSPTAASILAARLDDLAKRLGSAKGADAESVHARWLAGLLNDRDKLAPLLAQERRIPATPPGMPIGGETDWFGDF is encoded by the coding sequence ATGGGCAAGCGTATGTTGATGGCGGCCGTGGCCGCGACGGCTCTTATGGCGGCGGCGCCGCAACTGGCGCAGGCGCAGGCGGCCAAGCCCGCCGCTGCTTCCAGCGTCGAGCGCAAGGAGGGCCTGCTGCCCGTCCTGGTGGACGCCGCGCAGGGCAAGGTGATGTTGTCACTGCCCAAGCCCGGCAAGGACGGGATCGCCGGCCGCTACATCTACATGCCCGCGCTGAAGACCGGCCTGGGCTCGGCGCCGATCGGCCTGGACAAGGCGGCGGCGGGCGAGGGGCGGCTGCTGGTCTTCCGCCGCATCGGCGGCAAGGTCGTGGTCGAGTACGAGAACCCTAAGTTCCGCGCCGAGGGGGCCGGGCCTGACGAACAGGCCGCCGCCCGCGACAGCTTCGCCTATTCCACCGTCTGGGCCGGCAAGATCGAGCGCGAGGAGGCCGACGGCCGCCTGGTGGTGGACATCTCCAGCTTCCTGACCCGCGACGTCATGGGCATCGCCGACTCCCTGAAGCGGGGCGGCGAGGGCGGCTTCAAGCAGGTGGCGGACCTGTCGCTGGCCGACGCGGCGGCGACCAAGGTGTTCCCCGACAATATCGAGATGGAGGCGCGGCTGACCTTCGCCTCCGAAACGCCGGGGCCGGAGGTGCGCAACATCGCGCCCGACTCCAAGCTGATCACCCTGGCGGTGCGCCATTCGCTGATCAAACTGCCGGAGCCGGGGTTCGAGGTCCGCGCCTTCGACCAGCGCTCGGGCGCGTTCGGCAACATCGTCAACGACTACGCCGCCCCGCTGGGCGACCCCATCGTGCAGCGGCTGGTGTCGCGCTTCCGCCTGGAGAAGACCGATCCGGCGGCGCCCAAGTCGCGGGTGAAGAAGCCCATCGTCTTCTACGTGGACCGCGCCGCGCCGGAACCGATCCGCACCGCCCTGCAGGAAGGCGCGGCCTGGTGGGCCAAGGCGTTCGAGGACGCCGGCTATATCGACGCCTATCGCGTGGAGATCCTGCCCGAGGGCGCCGACCCGCTGGACGTTCGCTACAACGTCATCAACTGGACCAACCGGGCGACGCGCGGCTGGTCCTACGGCCAGGCGATCGCCGATCCGCGCACGGGCGAGATCATCAAGGGCTCGGTCCTGCTCGGCTCGCTGCGGGTGCGCCAGGACATGATGATCTTCGAGGCCCTGGTGGGCGCCGACAAGGTCGGGACCGGCACGCCGAACGATCCGGTGGTGGCGTCCCTGGCCCGCATGCGCCAGCTGTCTGCGCACGAGGTGGGCCACGCCCTGGGCTTCGCGCACAACTTCGCCGCCAGCACCCAGGGCCGCGAGTCGGTCATGGACTATCCCGCCCCGCGCCTGAGCGTGGCCAATGGCCAGATCGACCTGTCGGACGCCTATGGCGTCGGCGTCGGGGCCTGGGACAAGTTCATCGTCGATTGGCTGTATGGCGACAAGGCGAGCGCCGACGCCAAGGCCGCGGCGGCGGGCAAGCTGCGCTACACTACGGACGCGGACGCCCGCTCGGGTACGTTCGGCCAGCCCTGGGGCAGCCTGTGGGATGATGGTTCGGACCCTGCGGCGGAACTGGTCCGCATGATGGGCGTGCGCAAGGTCGCGGTGGAGACCTATGGCCTGAAGGCCCTGCATCCGGGCGAGGGCGCCAACGAGCTGCGCCGCAAGTTCGTGCCGGTCTATCTGCTGCATCGCTATCAGGCCGAGGCGGCGGTGAAGCTGATCGGCGGGCTGGACTTCGCCTATTCGGTGAAGGGCGACGGGCATGAAGCGGCCGCCGTGGTTCCGGCCACGCACCAGCGCGCGGCGCTGGACGCGCTGATGACCACTCTGGAGGCCGCCAACCTGGACGTGCCGGAGGCGGTGCTGCCTTACCTATCCTCGGGCAATTCCGGCGACAGCGACCGCCAGCACGAGATCGAGGTGTTCCGCACCATGGGCGGGCCTGTGTTCGACCCGCTGGTGGCGGCCGATGTGGCGGCGGGGATGACCCTGAGCAACCTGCTGGACCCGACGCGCCTCAACCGCGTGGCCGACCAGCATCGCCGCGACCCGGCCAATGTGGGCGTGGACGAGCTGACCCGCCGCATCCTGGCCAGCGCCTTCGACGGCTCGGTCCCCGCCGGCCGTCTGGCCGACGTGCGTCGCCGGGTGCAGGCGCGGACGGTGTTCGCCCTGGCCGCAGCTAAGGACGATCCGAACGTGTCGCCGACCGCCGCCTCGATCCTCGCCGCGCGGCTGGACGACCTGGCCAAGCGGCTGGGGTCGGCCAAGGGGGCGGACGCCGAGAGCGTGCATGCGCGCTGGCTGGCCGGTCTGCTCAACGACCGTGACAAGCTTGCGCCCTTGTTGGCCCAGGAACGCCGCATCCCCGCCACGCCGCCTGGCATGCCGATCGGCGGCGAGACGGACTGGTTCGGGGACTTCTAG
- a CDS encoding TIGR01459 family HAD-type hydrolase has translation MRPAPLLPAGLSELKDRYDVLLCDVWGVIHNGRESFPEACAALARWNAEVGPVVLISNAPRPASDVLSQLEQLKVPQESWAAFVTSGDATRALLAERAPGPVWTVGPVRDGPLYDGLGLAFADAEDAAFISMTGLYDDETETPEDYRERLQVAADRKLPLICANPDRVVQRGDKLIYCAGALADLYETLGGQVLMAGKPYAPIYDLALTEAERLLGRPADRSRVLCIGDGVITDVLGAENQKLDCLFIAKGIHGLKAMGPDGRLHAPAVEALLAAEGTTAAFAMGDLVW, from the coding sequence ATGCGCCCTGCTCCCCTGCTCCCCGCCGGCCTGTCCGAACTCAAAGATCGCTACGACGTCTTGCTGTGCGACGTCTGGGGCGTGATCCACAACGGGCGCGAAAGCTTCCCCGAGGCCTGCGCCGCCCTGGCCCGCTGGAACGCCGAGGTCGGTCCCGTGGTGCTGATCTCCAACGCGCCCCGCCCGGCCAGCGATGTGCTGTCCCAGCTTGAGCAACTGAAGGTGCCGCAGGAGTCGTGGGCCGCCTTCGTCACCTCCGGCGACGCCACCCGCGCCCTGCTGGCCGAACGCGCTCCCGGCCCGGTCTGGACCGTCGGCCCCGTGCGCGACGGCCCGCTCTATGATGGCCTGGGTCTGGCCTTCGCGGATGCGGAGGACGCCGCCTTCATCTCCATGACCGGCCTCTATGACGACGAGACCGAAACGCCGGAGGACTACCGCGAGCGCCTGCAGGTCGCGGCCGACCGCAAGCTGCCCCTGATCTGCGCCAATCCCGACCGCGTGGTGCAACGCGGCGACAAGCTGATCTACTGCGCCGGCGCCCTCGCCGATCTTTACGAGACCCTGGGCGGCCAGGTGCTGATGGCCGGCAAGCCCTACGCCCCGATCTACGACCTTGCGCTAACAGAGGCCGAACGCCTGCTGGGCCGCCCGGCCGACCGCAGCCGCGTGCTGTGCATCGGCGACGGCGTCATCACCGACGTCCTGGGCGCCGAAAATCAAAAGCTGGACTGCCTGTTCATCGCCAAAGGCATCCACGGCCTGAAGGCCATGGGTCCCGACGGCCGCCTGCACGCCCCCGCGGTCGAAGCCCTGCTGGCCGCAGAGGGGACCACCGCCGCCTTCGCCATGGGCGACCTCGTCTGGTGA
- the tipF gene encoding flagella assembly cyclic-di-GMP phosphodiesterase TipF, whose amino-acid sequence MRKLTLALLIGAYLCLSLIVALTIWRNGGGWGAGVSAFVGGLGLCLAFHGLIGRMIEAAQLEGEVDALREAHSILLTQVERIDARLTEVVETVTDDALRRSEELTSEVHMLEDVVQRMSDKLETQLSQEVAAVRYDTSRPRSQQSVALLDTVRDALAENRVDLYLQPIVGLPQRKMVFYESFSRLRDEGNRVMMPAEYLAVAEPEGLVAAIDNLLLFRCVQVVRRLARNDRKVGIFCNISLNSLGDEAFFSQFLEFMSANRDLSGSLIFELGQIAFDQRGPVEARHMARLAALGFRFSIDKVSDLDLDFQDLARADVKFIKVGAQMLLDQLEEEGGRLVLASLPDLHAADFAALTRRYGLEVIVEKVESERQIVDLLDLDIGYGQGNLFGEPRVVRDAVLAEAEAPSQFFREALRRRVGR is encoded by the coding sequence ATGCGGAAGCTGACCCTGGCGCTGTTGATCGGCGCCTATCTTTGTCTGTCCCTGATCGTCGCCCTTACGATTTGGCGTAATGGCGGTGGCTGGGGTGCGGGCGTTTCGGCCTTCGTCGGCGGCCTTGGCCTGTGTCTGGCCTTCCACGGCCTGATCGGCCGGATGATCGAAGCCGCCCAGCTGGAAGGCGAGGTCGACGCCCTCCGCGAAGCCCACTCCATCCTGCTGACCCAGGTCGAGCGCATCGACGCCCGGCTGACCGAGGTGGTCGAGACCGTCACCGACGACGCCCTGCGCCGCTCGGAAGAGCTGACCAGCGAAGTCCACATGCTGGAAGACGTGGTCCAGCGCATGAGCGACAAGCTGGAGACCCAGCTGTCGCAGGAAGTCGCGGCCGTTCGCTACGACACCAGCCGCCCGCGCTCGCAACAGTCGGTCGCCCTGCTCGACACCGTCCGCGACGCCCTGGCCGAGAACCGCGTCGACCTCTACCTGCAGCCCATCGTCGGCCTGCCGCAGCGCAAGATGGTCTTCTACGAGAGCTTCTCGCGCCTTCGGGACGAGGGCAATCGCGTGATGATGCCGGCAGAGTATCTGGCCGTCGCGGAGCCCGAGGGTCTGGTCGCCGCCATCGACAACTTGCTGCTGTTCCGCTGCGTGCAGGTGGTTCGCCGCCTAGCGCGCAACGACCGCAAGGTCGGCATCTTCTGCAACATCTCGCTCAACAGCCTGGGCGACGAGGCGTTCTTCTCGCAGTTCCTCGAATTTATGTCGGCCAACCGCGACCTGTCCGGCTCGCTGATCTTTGAACTGGGCCAGATCGCCTTTGACCAGCGCGGTCCGGTCGAGGCCCGCCACATGGCCCGTCTCGCCGCGCTCGGCTTCCGCTTCAGCATCGACAAGGTCAGCGACCTGGATCTCGACTTCCAGGACCTGGCCCGCGCCGACGTGAAGTTCATCAAGGTCGGGGCCCAGATGCTGCTCGACCAGCTGGAGGAGGAAGGCGGCCGCCTCGTGCTCGCCTCCCTACCCGACCTGCACGCCGCCGACTTCGCCGCGCTGACCCGCCGCTATGGTCTGGAGGTCATCGTCGAGAAGGTGGAGAGCGAACGTCAGATCGTCGACCTGCTCGACCTCGACATCGGCTACGGCCAGGGCAACCTGTTCGGCGAGCCCCGGGTGGTGCGCGACGCGGTCCTGGCCGAGGCCGAAGCCCCGTCCCAGTTCTTCCGCGAAGCCCTGCGCCGCCGGGTGGGGCGCTAA
- a CDS encoding amidohydrolase has protein sequence MMKRAMPGALVALLMTTTAYAAPLPTLKKEAVAGVEARAKLAQQMNDSIFSFGELGFQEVETSKYITGVLEKNGFTIQRGTSGLPTGWVATWTNKTGGPVIALGSDIDGIPKSSQTPGVPYRKPLVEGAPGHGEGHNSGQAVNVVAALAVKELMERDGIAGTLMLWPGVAEELVASKAYMVRDGVFKNVDAVIFTHVGDNLQTTWGKASGTGLVSIQYTFKGETAHSAGKPWQGKSALDAVSLMNAGWEFRREHIRPEQRSHYVITDGGDQPNVVPERATVWYYFREQDFKKIADLKAMGDKIADGAAMMTDTTVTQRVVGYAAPRHFSKPIAEAAYANIQAVGLPKWDADDQAFAKAVQANVGADKTAGLDTELKKLEPPLEEPRSGGSDDIGDVSWAVPTITVNYPSNIPGLPGHNWRNGISMATPIAHKGVVAGSKVVAMTTLDLLMKPELRKAAKDYFTNVQTKNEKYAPLIGDAKPPVELNTGIMAQYREQMRPFYYDETKGQTYLEQLGVKWPTLDKGPAK, from the coding sequence ATGATGAAACGGGCTATGCCCGGCGCGCTTGTCGCGCTGCTGATGACCACCACCGCCTATGCGGCGCCGTTGCCGACATTGAAGAAGGAAGCCGTCGCCGGCGTCGAGGCCCGGGCCAAGCTGGCCCAGCAGATGAACGATTCGATCTTCAGCTTCGGGGAGCTGGGCTTTCAGGAGGTCGAGACCTCCAAATACATCACCGGCGTGTTGGAGAAGAACGGCTTCACCATCCAGCGCGGGACCTCGGGCCTGCCCACCGGCTGGGTCGCCACCTGGACCAACAAGACCGGCGGGCCGGTCATCGCCCTGGGCTCGGACATCGACGGCATTCCCAAGTCCTCGCAGACGCCGGGCGTCCCGTATCGCAAGCCGCTGGTGGAGGGCGCGCCGGGGCACGGCGAGGGCCACAACTCCGGTCAGGCCGTGAACGTGGTCGCCGCCCTGGCGGTCAAGGAACTGATGGAGCGCGACGGCATCGCCGGCACCCTGATGCTGTGGCCGGGCGTCGCCGAGGAGCTGGTGGCCAGCAAGGCCTACATGGTCCGCGACGGCGTGTTCAAAAACGTGGATGCGGTGATCTTCACCCACGTGGGCGACAACCTGCAGACCACCTGGGGCAAGGCCTCGGGCACCGGTCTGGTGTCGATCCAGTACACCTTCAAGGGTGAGACCGCCCACTCGGCGGGCAAGCCGTGGCAGGGCAAGTCGGCCCTGGACGCGGTGTCGCTGATGAACGCCGGCTGGGAGTTCCGCCGCGAGCACATCCGCCCGGAGCAGCGGTCGCACTATGTGATCACCGACGGCGGCGACCAGCCCAACGTCGTGCCCGAGCGCGCGACCGTCTGGTATTATTTCCGCGAGCAGGACTTCAAGAAGATCGCCGACCTCAAGGCCATGGGCGACAAGATCGCCGACGGCGCGGCGATGATGACCGACACCACGGTGACCCAGCGCGTGGTCGGCTATGCGGCCCCGCGCCACTTCTCCAAGCCGATCGCCGAGGCCGCCTACGCCAACATCCAGGCGGTGGGCCTGCCCAAGTGGGACGCTGACGATCAGGCTTTCGCCAAGGCGGTGCAGGCCAATGTCGGCGCCGACAAGACCGCGGGCCTGGATACCGAGCTGAAGAAGCTGGAGCCTCCGCTGGAAGAACCCCGCAGCGGCGGGTCGGATGACATCGGCGACGTGTCGTGGGCCGTGCCGACCATCACGGTGAACTATCCGTCCAACATCCCGGGCCTGCCGGGTCACAACTGGCGCAACGGCATCTCCATGGCCACGCCCATCGCCCACAAGGGCGTGGTGGCCGGCTCAAAGGTGGTGGCGATGACGACCCTGGACCTGCTGATGAAGCCGGAGCTGCGCAAGGCGGCCAAGGACTACTTCACCAACGTCCAGACCAAGAACGAGAAATACGCCCCACTGATCGGCGACGCCAAACCGCCGGTCGAGTTGAACACCGGGATCATGGCCCAGTACCGGGAGCAGATGCGCCCGTTCTATTACGACGAGACTAAAGGCCAGACCTATCTGGAACAGCTCGGCGTCAAGTGGCCGACGCTCGACAAGGGTCCGGCGAAATAA
- a CDS encoding bifunctional riboflavin kinase/FAD synthetase: MTLRIIHSWKDLGPEDRGASVALGNFDGVHQGHQHVIGAAAEAARRLDAPLGVITFDPHPRRLFRPNEPAFKLMSHDQQARALEALGVRRLYLLPFDFEMASLTDRDFAEKVLKQGLGVRHVAVGFDISFGRGRTGSADLMRAYGDELGFSVSVEEAVGEESGKFSSTGVREALRSGHPEEAAHILGQPFAIEGIVRRGRQLGRQLGFPTANVALEDYVVPRLGVYATRTRLPDGRVVPGVANLGNNPTTGEVETRLETWLFDFDEDLYGQNLETQLIAFLRPEEKFSSIEVMVEQIRRDEAQARKILGA; the protein is encoded by the coding sequence TTGACCCTTCGCATCATCCATAGCTGGAAGGACCTGGGTCCCGAGGATCGCGGCGCGTCCGTAGCCCTGGGCAACTTCGACGGCGTCCACCAGGGCCACCAGCACGTCATCGGCGCGGCGGCCGAGGCGGCCAGGCGGCTCGACGCCCCGCTCGGCGTCATCACCTTCGACCCGCATCCACGCCGCCTGTTCCGGCCCAACGAGCCGGCCTTCAAGCTGATGAGCCACGACCAGCAGGCCCGCGCCCTTGAGGCCCTGGGCGTGCGGCGGCTCTACCTGCTGCCCTTCGATTTCGAGATGGCCAGCCTGACCGACCGCGACTTCGCCGAGAAGGTTCTGAAGCAGGGCCTGGGCGTACGCCACGTGGCCGTAGGCTTCGACATCTCCTTTGGCCGTGGCCGCACCGGCAGCGCCGACCTGATGCGCGCCTATGGCGACGAGCTTGGCTTCTCGGTTTCAGTCGAGGAAGCCGTGGGCGAAGAGAGCGGCAAGTTCTCCTCCACCGGCGTGCGCGAAGCACTGCGGTCAGGCCACCCCGAAGAAGCCGCCCACATCCTGGGTCAGCCCTTCGCCATCGAGGGCATCGTGCGTCGCGGCCGCCAGCTGGGCCGGCAGCTTGGCTTCCCCACAGCCAATGTGGCGCTGGAGGACTACGTGGTCCCCAGGCTGGGCGTCTACGCCACCCGCACCCGCCTGCCCGACGGCCGCGTGGTTCCGGGGGTCGCCAACCTGGGCAACAACCCCACCACCGGCGAGGTCGAGACGCGGCTGGAGACCTGGCTGTTCGACTTCGACGAGGATCTCTACGGCCAGAACCTTGAGACCCAGCTGATCGCCTTCCTCCGTCCCGAGGAAAAGTTCAGCTCCATCGAGGTCATGGTCGAGCAGATCCGCCGGGATGAAGCCCAGGCGCGGAAGATTCTGGGGGCCTGA
- a CDS encoding 2OG-Fe(II) oxygenase, translating to MIAPDTLDWPRIAAELDARGWALTGRVLDDADCAALAGLYPQDAGFRSRVVMARHGFGRGEYKYFSYPLPHTVQILRAGLYPHLSAIANRWAERLSEDRRFPPTLDEMLARCRDGGQLRPTPLLLTYGPGDYNCLHQDLYGEHVFPLQAAFLLDEPGVDFEGGEFVLVEQRPRQQSAPQVVPLFKGESVIFAVRERPAEGTRGVHRRMLRHGVSEIRSGRRRTMGVIFHDAS from the coding sequence ATGATCGCTCCCGACACCCTCGACTGGCCGCGCATCGCCGCCGAACTGGACGCCCGCGGCTGGGCTCTGACCGGCCGCGTCCTCGACGACGCCGATTGCGCCGCCCTGGCCGGCCTCTACCCACAGGACGCCGGCTTTCGCAGCCGGGTGGTCATGGCTCGGCACGGCTTTGGCCGGGGTGAGTACAAGTATTTCAGCTACCCCCTGCCCCATACGGTCCAGATCCTGCGCGCCGGGCTCTATCCGCACCTGTCGGCCATCGCCAACCGCTGGGCCGAGCGCCTGTCGGAGGACCGCCGCTTCCCGCCGACCCTGGACGAGATGCTGGCCCGCTGCCGCGACGGCGGGCAGCTTCGCCCCACGCCGCTGCTGCTCACCTACGGTCCGGGCGACTATAACTGCCTGCACCAGGACCTTTATGGAGAGCACGTCTTTCCCTTGCAGGCCGCCTTCCTGCTGGACGAGCCGGGCGTGGATTTCGAGGGCGGCGAGTTCGTCCTGGTCGAGCAGCGCCCCCGCCAGCAGTCCGCGCCCCAGGTCGTACCCCTGTTCAAGGGCGAGAGCGTGATCTTCGCCGTGCGTGAACGTCCGGCGGAGGGAACGCGTGGCGTCCACCGCCGCATGTTGCGCCACGGCGTCAGCGAAATCCGCAGCGGCCGGCGGCGCACCATGGGCGTCATCTTCCATGATGCGAGTTGA
- a CDS encoding YybH family protein — MSPDEADIRALIEARSQAIRDKDADRALATYAGQVVSYDLAPPLAMTGDVEGAREGLTAWFGTWEGAIGYEVRDLAVDRSDHLALAYGFLRIFGLKTDGERPSVWTRMTLGLRKIDGSWRIHHEHVSTPFYMDGSGKAALDLEP; from the coding sequence ATGAGCCCCGACGAAGCCGACATCCGCGCCCTGATCGAAGCCCGCTCGCAGGCCATCCGCGACAAGGACGCCGACCGCGCCCTCGCGACCTACGCCGGTCAGGTCGTCAGCTATGATCTGGCCCCGCCCCTGGCCATGACGGGAGATGTCGAGGGCGCGCGCGAAGGCCTGACCGCGTGGTTCGGCACTTGGGAAGGCGCCATCGGCTATGAGGTCCGCGACCTCGCCGTGGACAGGAGCGACCATCTGGCCCTCGCCTACGGCTTTCTGCGCATCTTCGGGCTCAAGACGGACGGCGAGCGACCCAGCGTCTGGACGCGAATGACTCTGGGCCTGCGCAAGATCGATGGCTCGTGGCGAATCCACCACGAGCACGTCTCGACACCTTTTTACATGGACGGCAGCGGCAAGGCCGCCCTCGACCTGGAGCCCTAG